A region from the Ciconia boyciana chromosome 1, ASM3463844v1, whole genome shotgun sequence genome encodes:
- the BACH1 gene encoding transcription regulator protein BACH1, with amino-acid sequence MSLSEKNSVVFAYESSVHSTNVLLSLDDQRKQDILCDVTILVEDQRFRAHKAVLAACSNYFLSRIVGQVDADLIITLPEEVTLKGFSPLLQFAYTAKLILNKDNVSEVCKCAEFLGVHNIEESCFQFLKFKFLDFKSDQQECPRKKCCTQRCQKTNPKIGNVDDGDLEIDDEAEELLEKEYSQTPDTKLCKDEENAKSSPALQDNANQTCDPVHLERGGVSSLSSQCPKYRKFQKAFGNDKVHTSESNSSIKDIQVPPIATFLEKEISDNDGIQKAQECVPMQLVSKCEETQVKMEEGEEGIEKKEESKRDSVTQNVSCPVEKMDLAAFPQNSAAPHGLNSVSFLHTCEQYGNLNFSSMQTNTVLAEKTLSGTGVGNDRIESQDDAPSKVDLCTREATNITSAGDRSSVEREVAEHLAKGFWSDIYSTEACQVHLPPAVPKECLEPVYSGKRSECPWLGIRISESPEPCSQRTFTTLNSVNCPFISNLSTEGCSNSSEISSGDYVQGQQQEQCPYNYVISLGEDSETDTEGDSESCSAREQECEVKLPFNAQRIISLSRNDFQSFLKMHKLTPEQLDCIHDIRRRSKNRIAAQRCRKRKLDCIQNLESEIEKLQNEKENLLKERNHILSTLGETKQNLTGLCQQVCKEAALSHEQIQILAKYSSSDCPLSFLFPERERTAPSDSELAVPACIELADGLSGVTSTNEQSSCYQCVKSVCEATYNQVQELHPVSVRTLEKTSLVEQCGQSGGITDFCQQMTDKCTTDE; translated from the exons ATGTCTCTAAGTGAGAAGAATAGTGTTGTTTTTGCATATGAATCTTCAGTACACAGTACCAATGTACTTCTCAGTCTTGATGATCAGAGAAAGCAAGATATTCTTTGTGATGTTACTATTTTAGTGGAAGATCAGCGATTTCGGGCTCACAAAGCTGTGCTTGCAGCTTGCAGCAATTACTTCCTTTCAAGAATTGTGGGCCAGGTGGATGCTGATCTTATCATCACTTTACCGGAAGAG gtaaCACTTAAAGGATTTAGTCCTTTGCTTCAGTTTGCATACACAGctaaacttattttaaataaagacaatGTGTCTGAAGTTTGCAAATGTGCTGAATTTTTGGGTGTACACAACATTGAAGAGTCTTGCTTTCAGTTTCTCAAATTCAAATTTTTGGACTTTAAATCGGATCAGCAGGAATGTCCTAGGAAGAAGTGTTGTACACAGCGTTGTcagaaaacaaaccctaaaaTTGGCAATGTGGATGATGGAGACCTAGAAATAGATGATGAAGCAGAAGAACttttagaaaaggaatataGTCAAACTCCTGACACAAAGCTCtgtaaagatgaagaaaatgctAAATCATCGCCTGCTCTCCAAGATAACGCCAATCAAACATGTGATCCTGTACATTTAGAAAGGGGTGGTGTTTCCAGCTTATCTTCCCAATGCCCAAAGTATAGAAAATTCCAGAAAGCTTTTGGAAATGACAAAGTTCATACTTCAGAGTCCAATTCCAGTATTAAAGACATTCAGGTGCCACCAATTGCAACTTTTCTTGAGAAGGAAATATCTGATAATGATGGCATACAAAAAGCTCAGGAGTGTGTACCTATGCAGCTGGTCTCAAAATGTGAAGAGACTCAGGTAAAAatggaagaaggggaggaaggcaTTGAGAAGAAGGAAGAGTCAAAGAGAGATTCTGTGACTCAGAATGTGTCGTGTCCTGTGGAGAAAATGGATCTTGCTGCTTTCCCCCAAAACTCTGCTGCACCTCATGGACTCAATTCTGTGTCTTTTTTACATACTTGTGAGCAATATGGTAACTTGAATTTCAGTAGTATGCAAACCAACACAGTCTTAGCTGAAAAAACTCTATCAGGTACTGGAGTTGGGAATGACAGAATTGAAAGTCAAGATGACGCACCTTCAAAGGTCGATTTGTGCACTAGGGAAGCCACTAACATTACATCAGCTGGTGATCGAAGCAGTGTGGAGAGAGAGGTAGCAGAACATCTAGCAAAAGGGTTTTGGAGTGATATTTACAGCACAGAAGCCTGTCAAGTACATTTACCACCTGCAGTTCCAAAAGAGTGCTTGGAGCCAGTATATTCGGGGAAAAGATCAGAGTGTCCGTGGCTGGGTATAAGGATCAGTGAAAGCCCTGAACCTTGCTCTCAACGAACTTTTACAACATTGAATTCTGTCAACTGCCCCTTTATAAGCAACCTTAGTACTGAAGGGTGCTCCAACAGCTCTGAAATAAGCAGTGGAGATTATGTTCAGGGACAGCAACAAGAACAGTGTCCGTATAATTATGTGATAAGTTTGGGAGAGGATTCGGAAACTGACACCGAGGGAGACAGTGAATCCTGTTCAGCAAGAGAACAAGAGTGTGAG GTAAAACTGCCATTTAATGCACAAAGGATTATCTCACTTTCCAGAAATGACTTccagtcatttctgaaaatgcataAATTAACTCCTGAACAATTGGACTGTATTCATGATATCCGAAGACGAAGTAAAAATAGAATTGCAGCACAGCGGTGTCGTAAGAGAAAACTTGACTGCATACAAAATCTTGAATCTGAAATTGAAAAACTG caaAATGAGAAGGAGAACttgctgaaggaaagaaaccaCATTTTGTCAACTCTGGGTGAGACAAAGCAGAATCTGACTGGACTTTGCCAGCAGGTGTGTAAGGAAGCAGCCTTGAGTCATGAGCAAATACAAATACTTGCAAAATATTCTTCCTCAGATTGTCcgctttcatttttattcccGGAGAGAGAACGAACAGCTCCATCTGATAGTGAGCTTGCCGTACCAGCATGTATAGAATTAGCAGATGGTCTTTCAGGTGTTACATCTACAAATGAGCAGAGTTCTTGTTACCAGTGTGTGAAAAGTGTGTGTGAGGCAACATACAATCAAGTACAAGAACTGCATCCAGTTTCCGTAAGAACATTGGAGAAAACTTCGCTTGTGGAACAGTGTGGACAGAGCGGTGGTATCACAGACTTCTGTCAGCAAATGACTGACAAATGCACTACAGATGAGTGA